Genomic DNA from Flavobacterium sp. N502540:
CCGTTGAATTTGCCTTCATTTTTCTTAAGCATAAATTCGACACCATAAGCTCTCATTCTTCCGTTCAGAACTATTTGTTCGATCGCATTATTCGCAATCAAATCGGCACCATCGATATAATCAAGTCGGTTTTGAATCTTTTTGTAATATGTTTCTACTTCAACGGTATAGGCGCCATTATTAATATTTCTAAAATAGCCCAAAGCAACCTGATCTGCAATCTGGGGTTTGATGTAGTTATCACTAGGCATCCACACATCAAGCGGAGTAGGTGATGAGGTATTCGAAATCAATTGAAGATACTGCGCCATGCGGTTATAGCTTGCTTTAATAGCCTGATCGTCGTTTAACTGATAAGAAACCGAAAGCCGCGGTTCGAAATTGTTGTAATCCTGAATGACCTTGTTTTTACCGAAGTATTTTGTTGAGACAGGGATTCCTTTTTCGTAAATCTGCATATTATTATTGAAGGTAACGGCTTCGTTATTGTTGTAATAATTAATAGTAGAAGTACCTAAGCGATAGAAAAGACTGTAGCGCAAGCCGTAAGCTAGTGTGAGTTTTTTTGAAAGCTGATTCTCGGCTTCGATATAAACAGAAGGTTCAAAAGCATATTTTTTGTCCAGTTGGTCCGGATTAATTCCGGATTTTTCATTACTTGGTTTAATGGTTCCGGGATTAAATTCATAGTAAATTCCGTTTAAACCGTAGTTCAGTTTGAATTTATCTGAGATATAGTTTTTGAAATCGTATTTGATGTTATAATTTTTAATTCCGGAGTCCCATTTAAAGCCTACAAAATCTAAGTCAAGACCGTAATAGTAATCGCTGTAAATCAGAGATAAATTGGCAAATAATTTATCGGAATATAGGTGATTCCAGCGCAGGTTTAGGGTCGAATTTCCGTAAATATTGGTAAAGCTCTTGTTCAGACTAAATACGTCACGGCCAAAATAACCCGATAAATACAAGCTGTTGTTTTCGTTTAGCTTATAACTCAATTTAGTATTCAAATCATAGAAATAAGCAGCGTTGTTTTTTTGATCTTCGGATAACTTTAGAAATAAATGAGCGTAAGAAGCTCTTCCTCCAATAAGGAATGAACCTTTGTCTTTCACTAGCGGGCCTTCGGCTAAAATTCGACTTGAAATTAATCCAATTCCACCATTGACATGAAATTCTTTGCTGTTTCCGTCTTTTTGATAAATGTCTAAAACAGAAGAGGCTCTTCCGCCATAGCGGGCCGGAATTCCGCCCTTATATAATTTTAAATCTTTGATGGCATCCGGATTAAAAACGGAGAAAAAACCAAATACATGAGAAGAATTAAAGATAGTAGCTTCGTCTAGCAAAATCAAATTCTGATCGGCACCCCCGCCACGTACATTGAACCCCGAAGCTCCTTCACCTGCGTTGGTAACTCCCGGGAGTAGTAAAATTGATTTTAAGACATCGACTTCACCTAAAACAACCGGCATTCTTTTAATCGTGGCAATGGAGAGCTTATTGGCACTCATTTCAGGCGATTTGATGTTGATTTTACCTTTATTATCAGTAATTATGACCTCCTTAAGCTCTTCACCACTTTCGATAATGGCAAAATTATTTTTTGTGTTTTGATTTAAAATAATGGTCTTTTGAAGAGTCTGATAACCAACATAACTAATTTCAATTTGATATTCGCCCTGTGGAACAGTTAGAGAATAAAAGCCATATTCATTGGTGGTAGTACCCATTTTCAAGGCCGGAATATAGAGGTTTACACCAATTAAAGTTTCATTGTTTTTAAAGTCGGTGATGGTACCGCTCAGTGTGAATTTTTCCTGAGAAAATGATGTTAAAATGGTAAATAGAAAAAACAAAAAAGTGGTATTTTTTTTGGTGGTCATTGTCTTGGTTTTGAGTCACATAGTTAGTGATTCTTGTTAAATATTTCTGCAGAACGTTTGTTAAAGATTAGTTAAGAATGGCTCTTTTTCTGAGGTTCAAAGGTGTAGGGGTTCAAAGGTTCAGAGTTTTTTTAGTTTGACTCATAAAAAAAGACAACTGTTGAAAGTTGTCTTTTTAGGGGAGATACGTTTTATATCTCTATCATTTCATTATACTATTTTATTTGGGCGATAATGGAGTTGAATGTTTCGCTTGGTCGCATTGCTTTGCTTACTAACTCCGGAGTTGGTTGGTAATAACCACCAATCGTTTGAGGCTTTCCTTGTGCACCAATTAATTCAGCATCGATTTTAGCTTCGTTAGCTTCAAATTCAGCAGCAATTGGAGTGAAGATCGCTTTTAATTCAGCATCTTTGTTTTGAGCAGCCAAAGCCTGAGCCCAGTAGTATGCAAGGTAAAAATGAGAACCACGGTTGTCAATCTGACCTACTTTACGAGCTGGAGATTTATCATTGGCAAGGAATTTATCATTTGCCTGGTCTAAAGTTTCAGACAGAACAATTGCTTTAGAATTGTCTAAAGTTTGTCCTAAATGCTCTAAAGAAGCTCCAAGGGCTAAAAATTCTCCTAATGAATCCCAACGTAAATATCCTTCTTCTGTAAATTGCTCTACGTGTTTTGGCGCTGAACCTCCTGCACCCGTTTCAAACAATCCACCGCCGTTCATTAACGGAACGATAGATAACATTTTAGCCGAAGTTCCTAATTCCAGAATTGGAAACAAATCGGTTAAATAATCACGTAAAACGTTTCCGGTTACCGAGATGGTGTCTAAACCTTTGATGATTCTGTCTAAAGTAAATTCAGTAGCAGCAACTGGGTTTAAGATGCGAATATCCAGATTTACGGTATTGTGATCTTTTAAATATTTTTGAACTTTTGTGATCAATTCTCTGTCATGCGCTCTGTTTTCGTCTAACCAGAAAACGGCAGGAGTATCAGATAAACGTGCTCTGTTTACAGCTAGTTTAACCCAGTCCTGAATTGGAGCGTCTTTGGCCTGACACATTCTGAAAATATCATTAGTTTCAACGCTTTGTTCCATTAAAACAGTTCCTTTGTTGTCTGTTACACGAACAACTCCGTCAGCTTTTATTTGGAATGTTTTGTCATGAGATCCGTATTCTTCTGCTTTTTGAGCCATCAAACCTACGTTAGGAACACTTCCCATTGTTTTAGGATCAAAAGCACCGTGTTTTTTACAGAAATCGATAGTAGCCGTGTAAATTCCAGCGTAAGAGCGATCCGGAATAACTGCAATAGTATCTTGTTGTTTTCCTTCTTTATTGTACATCTGCCCTGAAGTACGAATCATTGCTGGCATAGATGCATCAACAATTACATCCGAAGGTACGTGTAAGTTTGTAATTCCTTTATCAGAATTCACCATTGCCAAAGCAGGACCGTTTTCGATTGCTTTAGTAATGTCAGCTTCCACTTCCGCTTGTTCAGGTCTTCCTGCAATTTTTGCATAGATGTCACCTAAACCATTTCTGGTGTCAATGTTTAATTCTGCAAATAAAGTTTCATATTTTTTGAAAAGATCAGCAAAGTATACTTCAACGATAGCACCAAAGATAATTGGATCTGATACTTTCATCATGGTCGCTTTTAAGTGTACCGAAAGTAAAACACCTTCTTTTTTAGCATCAGCGATAGCATCAGCAGCAAAAGCTTTTAATTTTTTTACACTTAAAACAGAACTGTCAATGATCTCACCTGCTTTAAGCGGAGTACTGGCTTTTAATACAGTAGTTGTACCGTCTTTTGCAACGAATTCAATTTTTACATCATTAGCTTCTGCAACTGTAAGCGATTTTTCACTTCCGTAGAAATCACCGTTTGACATTGAAGCTACTTTTGTTTTAGAATCAGCAGACCATGCACCCATGGAGTGTGGATTTGATTTTGCAAAGTTCTTTACTGCTCTTGGTGCTCTACGATCTGAGTTTCCTTCACGTAAAACCGGGTTTACAGCAGAACCTAAAACTTTAGCATATTTTGCTTTAATTTCCTTTTCAGCATCATTTTGCGGATCTTCAGGATAATTTGGAATTCCGTAACCATGTGACTGTAACTCAGCAATAGCCGCTTTTAATTGCGGTACCGATGCAGAAATGTTTGGTAATTTGATGATGTTAGCATCAGGCTGTGTTGCCAACTGACCTAATTCAGCCAAGGCATCTCCGGTTTTTTGAGCAGCTGTTAGAAGCTCAGGAAAATTAGATAAAATTCTGCCAGCCAAAGAGATGTCTCTGGTTTCAATAGCGATACCAGCAGTACCCGTAAATGCTTGAACAATAGGTAAAAAAGAATAAGTCGCTAACAAGGGCGCCTCATCAGTTAAGGTGTAATAGATTTTCGAATTCTGTGTCATTTTTTTTTTTTTTATAATCGTATCGCCAGAGAATGGCAATGTAAAAGGTATAGTCGGCTCAGAATGAGCGGAGCAAATATAATAAAAACAGTCCGAAAACGGTGTAGTTTTCAGGAGAAATGCCGAAATTATCAGATTGTTATTTCGAGGTCTTTAAATTGTCAAATCGGCGATTTTGGTATTAAAAAATTACGGTTTTGATGGATCACTAAGAAAAGTGGGCGATTTCGAAACAGAGAAACCTTTCCAGTTGTATAAAATCATTTTAGTGCTGTCCTTTTGTCTGAAAAATTGTATTTTTGGTTTAATGAATGAATGAGCGACAAAGGGTAAGTTACATTGTTTAATATGTTTTTTACCAGTTGCTTGTTATTAAACTTAATCATTATCTTTGAATTATGAGCACACTAACAAAACCAAGCCATATAGGTCGAAAAATTAGCCGTATCCGTGAACTTCGAGATATGAAACAGGAAGCTTTGGCGCAAGCTTTAGGCACAAGCCAACAAACAGTTTCAGCGATTGAAAATAGTGAAACAATAGATGATGAAAGACTTGCTGAAGTTGCAAAAGCGCTTGGCGTAACCGTAGAAGCAATCAAAAATTTCTCGGAAGACAATATGATTAATTATTTTAATAGTTTTCATGATAACAGTTTTACAAATGGAGCATTCAATGCAAATCATTGTACTTTTAATCCATTGGATAAATTAATTGAAACTTTCCATGAAAAAGAAAAGCTTTACGAGCGTTTGCTACAAGCAGAAAAAGATAAAATCGAGTATTTAGAAAAAGTATTAAAAGGAAAGTAATAGTCTCGAAAGAGAATTTTTATAGTAAGAATGCGCAAATGTCTTTTGGAGACTTTTGCGCATTTTTGCTTTTATCAAATGATTTTTTTGCATTTACACGAGCGTGGGAGCCTTTTTTATTTTTGTGGCAAATTTTATTTTTATTTTTGTTTTGCCACAAAAGCTGTAACAATTTTTAATTTATTTTCATTTTGTTACAGAAAGTGTGACAAAATAATTTTTTGTTTTCATTTTGCCACAGTAAAAAATTCCTTGTAAATCTTTTTAGGATGAAGTATAAATAGGTAAACTTTTTTCAGGAATAGAAAAGGAAAAAAAACGCAAAGCTTGAAAAGATTTTCTTTTCTCATTTTATGTCATTTCGACGAAGGAGAAATCACACGCGGGATTTGGCAAAGATTGACGATTTTGATTGCGTCCCGAAGCTCAACAGTAATCCGTATAGTTTGTCATTTCGAGGAACGAGAAATCTTCGCAAGAAACTCTACAAAGATTGGCGGCTTTAGGAAAGGAGTTTCTTGCGGAGATTTACTTCGTCTGTTCGATATCGCTCGGGTCTCGTTCCTCGAAATGACAAGATTAAGCTGATGAAATCCGTTTTAATCTGTGTTTACGCTTTAGCGAATCAGTAAAATCAGTGTCTAATTTTGACGCGGATGAAACAGATTTACTTCGTAAAAACGCAGATAAAAACGGATTTTAATCCGTTGAAATGATGTATGTCGCGCAATCTTAAAAACCCGACAGGTTTTTAAAACCCGGGTTTGGCGTAAACTAAAAGCTCTTATGCAAATGATTGTCTTAGCCCCGATAGCAGTGGAAATCCTTTTGCTTTTTTTTTTTAAAGCAAAAGATTGAAACGAATAGCGGGATTAGCTCCTGAAAATTTTAAAAAACAGGCAAAAAAAAACCCGTTTCAAATGAAACGAGTTCTTTATAACCAATAGATAAATGATTATCTTCTTTTATCTTTAATCTTAGCTTTTTTACCAGTAAGTTCTCTGAAGTAGAAAATTCTAGCTCTACGTACAGCTCCTTTTTTGTTGATTTCAATTTTTTGTAAAGCTGGCAAGTTCACTGGGAAGATACGCTCAACTCCAATAGCTCCAGACATTTTACGAATAGTGAAAGTTTCTGTGTTACCAGAACCTCTTCTTTGAATAACAACTCCTTTAAAAAACTGAGTTCTTGTTTTTTCACCCTCTTTAATTTCGTAGTAAACTGTGATAGTATCTCCAGCTCCGAAAACAGGGAAATCTTTTTTAGCAACGAATTCGTTTTGAACGAACTTTAATAAATCTGCCATGATAATTTTTATTATTGTTTATTTAGAGTAACATTCACGTATTTCGCCAGAGGTTAGTCTAATTCGGGTGCAAATGTAAAAAATAATTGTAAATTATGAATTATAAATTGTAAATTATTTTAAGTTGCTGATAAATTGAAGGTTAAGAGTTTCAGGTTTCAAGTTTCAAGTTTCAGGTTTCAAGTTTTGATTGCGGATCATAAGAACCTGAAACTTGAAACTTGAAACAAAAGAAACTTTTTATTTTGGCTGCTGCTGCGTCACACAGTGGATCATTCCTCCATTAGCATACAAATTACGAACGTCGATACCAATTACCTTTCTGTTAGGATACAAGCTTTGAATCAATTGATTGGCAACAGCATCATTAGGGTCATTGTAATTAGGAACCAATACAACTGTGTTTCCAATGTAGTAATTAACATATGAGCCTTTGTAGCCTAATTTTTTTCCATAGGTCGTTACCACTTTGTTTTGAGTCAAAGGCAGTTTTAGGAAATTGTATTTTTTACCTTTTAAATCTTTTGAATTGTACAAAGTAGGAATGTCTCCTTCTGGTACTTCCCAGTACAGTAAATCATCTTCGCTCATCGTCACGATGGTGTTGTCATTACCAAATCGTGCAAACCCGTCAATGTGCATGTCAGTAATTTCTTTTCCTGCTTTTCCGTTCAGCCAGATGAAGTTAGACACTCCTAAATATTTTTTAAAAATGGCTTCAGCTTGTGCCTGACTCATTCCGGGATTACGATTTGAGTTCAGAATAGAGCTTTTAGTAGCTAATAAGGTTCCTTTTCCATCTATTTCTACAGCTCCTCCTTCGTTGATCATGATCGCATTTAAATCTACAACTGTTGTACTTTGATCTGCGGCAATTTGTGCAGGTATGGTGTTGCAGTTTTTAAAATCAGCTTTTTCTCCCCAGCCATTAAAGCCCCAGTCCTGAATTACC
This window encodes:
- a CDS encoding TonB-dependent receptor, with the protein product MTTKKNTTFLFFLFTILTSFSQEKFTLSGTITDFKNNETLIGVNLYIPALKMGTTTNEYGFYSLTVPQGEYQIEISYVGYQTLQKTIILNQNTKNNFAIIESGEELKEVIITDNKGKINIKSPEMSANKLSIATIKRMPVVLGEVDVLKSILLLPGVTNAGEGASGFNVRGGGADQNLILLDEATIFNSSHVFGFFSVFNPDAIKDLKLYKGGIPARYGGRASSVLDIYQKDGNSKEFHVNGGIGLISSRILAEGPLVKDKGSFLIGGRASYAHLFLKLSEDQKNNAAYFYDLNTKLSYKLNENNSLYLSGYFGRDVFSLNKSFTNIYGNSTLNLRWNHLYSDKLFANLSLIYSDYYYGLDLDFVGFKWDSGIKNYNIKYDFKNYISDKFKLNYGLNGIYYEFNPGTIKPSNEKSGINPDQLDKKYAFEPSVYIEAENQLSKKLTLAYGLRYSLFYRLGTSTINYYNNNEAVTFNNNMQIYEKGIPVSTKYFGKNKVIQDYNNFEPRLSVSYQLNDDQAIKASYNRMAQYLQLISNTSSPTPLDVWMPSDNYIKPQIADQVALGYFRNINNGAYTVEVETYYKKIQNRLDYIDGADLIANNAIEQIVLNGRMRAYGVEFMLKKNEGKFNGWISYTLSKSQQQTPGRTPEETGINNGQWYSSAYDKTHNLAVTSAYNLNEKWSFGANFALQSGQPVTYPNGQYQYLGITVPSYGLRNDNRLPAYHHLDVSATLTPRKNKDRKWKAEWVFSIYNLYNRQNAASINFRQNTDTAANEAVKTSIFGIVPAVSYNFKF
- a CDS encoding NADP-dependent isocitrate dehydrogenase, whose product is MTQNSKIYYTLTDEAPLLATYSFLPIVQAFTGTAGIAIETRDISLAGRILSNFPELLTAAQKTGDALAELGQLATQPDANIIKLPNISASVPQLKAAIAELQSHGYGIPNYPEDPQNDAEKEIKAKYAKVLGSAVNPVLREGNSDRRAPRAVKNFAKSNPHSMGAWSADSKTKVASMSNGDFYGSEKSLTVAEANDVKIEFVAKDGTTTVLKASTPLKAGEIIDSSVLSVKKLKAFAADAIADAKKEGVLLSVHLKATMMKVSDPIIFGAIVEVYFADLFKKYETLFAELNIDTRNGLGDIYAKIAGRPEQAEVEADITKAIENGPALAMVNSDKGITNLHVPSDVIVDASMPAMIRTSGQMYNKEGKQQDTIAVIPDRSYAGIYTATIDFCKKHGAFDPKTMGSVPNVGLMAQKAEEYGSHDKTFQIKADGVVRVTDNKGTVLMEQSVETNDIFRMCQAKDAPIQDWVKLAVNRARLSDTPAVFWLDENRAHDRELITKVQKYLKDHNTVNLDIRILNPVAATEFTLDRIIKGLDTISVTGNVLRDYLTDLFPILELGTSAKMLSIVPLMNGGGLFETGAGGSAPKHVEQFTEEGYLRWDSLGEFLALGASLEHLGQTLDNSKAIVLSETLDQANDKFLANDKSPARKVGQIDNRGSHFYLAYYWAQALAAQNKDAELKAIFTPIAAEFEANEAKIDAELIGAQGKPQTIGGYYQPTPELVSKAMRPSETFNSIIAQIK
- a CDS encoding helix-turn-helix domain-containing protein — protein: MSTLTKPSHIGRKISRIRELRDMKQEALAQALGTSQQTVSAIENSETIDDERLAEVAKALGVTVEAIKNFSEDNMINYFNSFHDNSFTNGAFNANHCTFNPLDKLIETFHEKEKLYERLLQAEKDKIEYLEKVLKGK
- the rplS gene encoding 50S ribosomal protein L19, whose product is MADLLKFVQNEFVAKKDFPVFGAGDTITVYYEIKEGEKTRTQFFKGVVIQRRGSGNTETFTIRKMSGAIGVERIFPVNLPALQKIEINKKGAVRRARIFYFRELTGKKAKIKDKRR
- a CDS encoding agmatine/peptidylarginine deiminase gives rise to the protein MKKLFLPIVLLPLFTSCQEDGMSATPNEPTESIKSEIMYTMPEESAPHEGTWLQWPHQYQYGINYRDDLDATWVAMTKSLSTSEKVHIVAYNTNEKNRITTLLQNAGVSLSSIDFKIYKTDDVWVRDNGPIYVKDKNNQLVIQDWGFNGWGEKADFKNCNTIPAQIAADQSTTVVDLNAIMINEGGAVEIDGKGTLLATKSSILNSNRNPGMSQAQAEAIFKKYLGVSNFIWLNGKAGKEITDMHIDGFARFGNDNTIVTMSEDDLLYWEVPEGDIPTLYNSKDLKGKKYNFLKLPLTQNKVVTTYGKKLGYKGSYVNYYIGNTVVLVPNYNDPNDAVANQLIQSLYPNRKVIGIDVRNLYANGGMIHCVTQQQPK